In the genome of Spirochaetia bacterium, one region contains:
- a CDS encoding Mur ligase domain-containing protein gives MEASYFLIGIKGTGMSSLALLLKRRGAYVWGCDSNEVFQTDSVLEKSGITVVAGFDSSHLDRLDEAACIIYSTAFGRKPIVSEAKKRGFRIYSYIDFLADLTKTCQSYGVAGTHGKTTSTAATCWALSQGNRSNFPFFALFGSFLQHGSDGPIYQGSEDFLLECCEYEDHFLSYRLRGALLTNVEWDHPDYFDDYEATVRSFETFACKLEQGGFLLYCHDDSGAKKVAEYTRLRRPDLRVISYGFDDPGPFGISIDRLQGGYRLPVTGLTSFSFPVWGKDFVRDLVGAAVFATCILLDRPNPSLYLDKDALVVDEALVTVLATSLKLLSSFPGTEGRCQIMAEDGGVTFVDDYAHHPTEIQSTIASLRSRWPNRHLLVIFAPHTSSRTRQFFKQFVTALDRADKVIVQDTFASAREDLTDVNYSELLAEEIEKSGFRSRKNLCGACIYVPGNDEKVAQVAAGWLQEGDVCITMGAGNNHWLYRRIIERRNAIRK, from the coding sequence ATGGAAGCCAGTTATTTCCTCATCGGTATAAAAGGTACCGGCATGTCCAGCCTTGCCCTTCTGCTGAAAAGGAGAGGAGCTTACGTCTGGGGATGTGACAGCAATGAAGTCTTCCAGACCGACAGTGTCTTGGAAAAATCCGGTATCACCGTGGTGGCAGGATTTGACAGTTCGCATCTGGACCGGTTGGACGAGGCTGCCTGCATCATCTATTCCACGGCTTTTGGGCGAAAGCCTATTGTTTCTGAGGCCAAGAAAAGAGGCTTCAGGATATATAGTTACATTGATTTCCTTGCAGACCTTACAAAGACTTGCCAAAGTTATGGAGTAGCGGGAACCCATGGAAAGACAACCAGTACCGCCGCTACCTGCTGGGCGCTTTCACAAGGAAACAGAAGCAATTTTCCATTTTTTGCACTCTTCGGCTCTTTCCTGCAACATGGCAGCGATGGGCCGATATACCAAGGGAGTGAGGATTTCTTGCTTGAATGCTGTGAGTATGAGGATCACTTTCTCTCTTACAGGTTACGTGGGGCCTTGCTTACCAACGTCGAATGGGATCATCCGGATTATTTTGATGATTATGAAGCAACGGTCAGAAGTTTTGAAACCTTTGCCTGTAAATTGGAGCAGGGAGGTTTCCTTTTGTATTGCCATGATGACAGCGGCGCGAAAAAGGTTGCTGAGTATACCCGGTTGCGTCGGCCTGACCTCAGGGTCATCAGTTACGGTTTTGATGATCCCGGACCTTTTGGGATCAGCATCGATCGGCTTCAAGGAGGCTACAGGCTTCCTGTAACAGGTCTTACGTCTTTTTCTTTTCCCGTGTGGGGCAAGGATTTTGTACGGGACCTTGTCGGGGCTGCTGTATTTGCAACCTGCATCCTGCTGGACAGGCCGAATCCCAGCCTCTATCTGGATAAGGATGCCCTTGTGGTTGACGAAGCGTTGGTCACGGTCCTTGCTACATCCTTGAAGCTGCTCTCTTCCTTCCCTGGAACGGAAGGCCGATGTCAGATCATGGCCGAGGACGGAGGCGTAACCTTTGTAGATGACTATGCACATCATCCGACTGAAATACAAAGTACCATAGCTTCCCTTCGCAGCAGATGGCCTAATCGGCATCTGCTTGTTATCTTTGCTCCTCATACGAGCAGCAGGACCAGGCAGTTCTTCAAACAGTTTGTAACGGCACTGGACAGGGCTGACAAGGTCATTGTCCAGGATACGTTTGCTTCTGCACGTGAGGATCTGACTGATGTCAACTATTCAGAGCTACTGGCAGAAGAAATTGAGAAAAGCGGATTCCGTAGCAGGAAAAACCTCTGCGGGGCATGCATCTATGTACCAGGCAATGATGAAAAAGTCGCTCAGGTAGCTGCAGGCTGGTTGCAAGAGGGCGATGTGTGCATTACCATGGGAGCCGGCAACAACCATTGGCTGTATCGCCGGATCATTGAAAGAAGAAATGCAATAAGGAAATAA
- the miaA gene encoding tRNA (adenosine(37)-N6)-dimethylallyltransferase MiaA, whose amino-acid sequence MKSNTPSLMTNGKLNSRSFSKLIFLFGPTGVGKTALLTELCKDCFSVINADSIQVYKGLDIGSAKVSPEVIERVPHYLVDILQPWQQFTVAKFIELADLAVEDIVAKGRIPIVSGGTAYYFKHFLYGLSNAPQSTAGTRQQVAAWIEKNGIAEARKKLLEVDPVSYGKIAANDVYRLSRALEVYEDSGKPLSSFEVPTTFRYGMEPLVIGLYRSKEEMDQRMRLRFSMMMEAGLLEEIGRLRREGADPRWPGMQGIGYREFFSAMESGEYSISQIGDEIVRDSRLYAKRQLTFFRSFCDTEWVHADDMGRVLSLVKTYLST is encoded by the coding sequence GTGAAATCAAATACACCAAGCTTGATGACGAACGGAAAGCTGAATAGCCGATCCTTTTCCAAGCTGATCTTTCTCTTCGGTCCTACCGGAGTCGGGAAGACAGCCCTTTTGACAGAACTCTGCAAAGATTGTTTTTCGGTAATAAATGCCGATTCGATACAAGTATACAAAGGCTTGGACATCGGATCGGCGAAGGTGTCTCCAGAGGTCATTGAAAGAGTGCCTCATTATTTGGTGGATATCCTTCAGCCGTGGCAGCAGTTTACTGTTGCGAAGTTCATTGAACTGGCCGATCTGGCAGTGGAGGATATAGTTGCAAAGGGAAGGATTCCGATTGTCAGCGGAGGTACTGCATACTATTTCAAACACTTTCTCTATGGCCTGAGCAATGCCCCCCAATCTACTGCAGGAACCCGACAGCAAGTTGCCGCATGGATTGAGAAAAACGGCATTGCGGAGGCTAGGAAGAAACTGCTTGAGGTCGATCCTGTTTCATATGGGAAAATCGCTGCCAACGATGTATATCGGCTCAGCAGGGCTTTGGAAGTCTATGAAGACAGCGGGAAACCTTTGTCGTCTTTTGAAGTTCCCACAACTTTCCGATATGGCATGGAGCCTTTGGTCATAGGTCTTTATAGATCGAAGGAAGAAATGGACCAGAGGATGCGTCTTCGTTTTTCCATGATGATGGAAGCCGGGCTCCTTGAGGAGATCGGACGGCTGAGAAGGGAAGGTGCCGATCCCCGATGGCCTGGCATGCAGGGAATCGGCTACCGTGAATTCTTTTCGGCGATGGAAAGCGGAGAGTATTCCATTTCCCAGATCGGTGATGAGATCGTCAGGGACAGCCGCCTGTATGCCAAACGTCAACTGACATTCTTTCGTTCTTTCTGTGATACGGAATGGGTCCATGCTGATGATATGGGTCGGGTACTTTCCTTAGTAAAAACATATCTTTCAACTTGA
- a CDS encoding AAA family ATPase, which produces MRIAISGKSGCGNTTVTGLVAEKLGYPMVNFTFRNLAKEKGIEFWEFCRLAETDDAYDRELDRRQVEMAMREKDCVLGSRLAIWMLKEADFKVYLHASSKERALRILKREGGDLKLRMEQTARRDRNDSARYMRIYGIDNNDTSVADLVIDTDGKNPDEIAEMIVEIAKKREKTAEK; this is translated from the coding sequence ATGAGGATTGCGATCAGCGGGAAAAGCGGCTGTGGCAACACGACGGTAACCGGGCTTGTTGCCGAAAAACTGGGGTATCCCATGGTAAACTTTACATTCAGGAACCTTGCCAAGGAAAAAGGTATCGAATTCTGGGAATTCTGCAGATTGGCTGAGACTGATGATGCATATGACAGGGAGCTGGATCGGCGGCAGGTCGAGATGGCAATGAGGGAGAAGGATTGTGTCCTTGGCTCGCGCCTTGCCATCTGGATGCTTAAGGAAGCGGATTTCAAGGTCTATCTGCATGCAAGCAGCAAGGAGCGGGCCTTGCGGATCCTTAAAAGGGAAGGCGGAGATTTGAAGCTTCGGATGGAACAGACGGCCCGCAGGGACCGCAATGATAGCGCAAGGTACATGCGCATCTATGGCATTGACAACAATGATACGTCTGTAGCTGACCTTGTCATTGATACCGATGGGAAAAATCCTGATGAAATTGCAGAGATGATTGTTGAAATTGCAAAAAAACGGGAAAAGACAGCAGAAAAATAA
- a CDS encoding YicC family protein has translation MKSMTGYGSGEVLCTDFQMVVEVKSYNNRFLDILHTIPCYLAPFEAEIDEEVKKVAKRGHVEVSVKIRLLKNDVSLVVDTQAVKQYAKAYDSIISESGFNIKPELSDFLSVEGIVSSVNATDSERFKPVLFQCLTHALDQFGASKAREGEATKQDLKEKAEDIKEGLSVVSTYADELESMIRKNLTERIEEMLGDAGYDRNRILQEVALMLVKQSINEEIKRLGIHLREFDKLLEKDGPVGKRMDFLCQEMNREINTIGSKSQIAELNLQVVRMKDSLENIREQVRNVE, from the coding sequence ATGAAGAGTATGACAGGATATGGTTCAGGGGAAGTCCTCTGTACCGATTTTCAGATGGTAGTAGAAGTCAAGAGCTATAACAACAGGTTCTTGGATATCCTTCATACGATCCCTTGTTACTTGGCACCGTTCGAGGCTGAAATTGACGAGGAAGTGAAGAAGGTTGCAAAGCGCGGCCACGTTGAGGTTTCCGTCAAGATCAGGTTATTGAAAAATGATGTTTCCCTTGTCGTCGATACGCAGGCTGTCAAGCAATATGCAAAAGCCTATGACAGTATCATAAGTGAGAGTGGTTTCAATATCAAACCTGAGCTTTCCGATTTCCTGTCGGTAGAAGGAATCGTATCCAGTGTCAATGCTACTGACAGTGAAAGGTTCAAGCCTGTGCTTTTCCAGTGCCTTACGCATGCGTTGGATCAGTTCGGGGCAAGCAAGGCAAGGGAAGGTGAAGCTACCAAGCAGGATCTGAAGGAAAAAGCTGAAGATATCAAGGAAGGACTTTCAGTCGTCAGCACCTATGCAGATGAGCTTGAGTCCATGATAAGGAAGAACCTTACTGAACGGATTGAGGAAATGCTCGGCGACGCTGGCTATGACAGGAACAGAATCCTGCAGGAAGTAGCCCTGATGCTTGTCAAGCAATCCATAAACGAAGAAATCAAGCGTTTGGGTATCCACCTGAGGGAATTTGACAAGTTGCTTGAAAAAGACGGACCTGTCGGTAAGCGGATGGATTTCCTCTGTCAGGAAATGAACAGGGAAATCAATACGATCGGCTCAAAAAGCCAGATAGCTGAACTTAACCTGCAGGTAGTCAGGATGAAAGACAGCTTGGAGAATATCAGGGAACAGGTCAGGAATGTTGAATAG
- a CDS encoding Rrf2 family transcriptional regulator, with translation MMISTKGRYALRVLVDMTRHDGEGFVSLSLLSKRAGVSLKYLELIVSVLNKGGLLLSKRGKEGGYKLSRRASQISVGEILRLTEGTLAPVECLSKDEDCPRSEQCPTLPLWHRLDRLIENYLDGISLLDLSEGKFDDTSVQVQPSVSFQG, from the coding sequence ATGATGATTTCTACCAAGGGCAGATATGCCCTGCGTGTCCTTGTTGACATGACCCGCCATGATGGCGAAGGTTTTGTATCCCTGTCCTTGCTTTCAAAGAGGGCCGGTGTATCACTTAAGTATCTTGAACTGATTGTTTCCGTCCTTAACAAGGGAGGCCTGTTGCTTAGCAAGAGAGGCAAGGAAGGTGGCTACAAACTTTCCCGCCGCGCTTCGCAGATCAGTGTGGGAGAAATCCTTAGGCTTACGGAGGGAACACTGGCTCCTGTGGAGTGTCTTTCAAAAGATGAGGACTGTCCACGTTCAGAACAGTGTCCGACACTTCCTCTTTGGCATAGGCTAGACCGTTTGATAGAAAATTACCTTGACGGTATCTCATTGCTCGACCTGAGTGAAGGGAAGTTCGATGATACTTCAGTGCAGGTACAGCCTTCTGTGTCTTTC